From a single Pigmentibacter ruber genomic region:
- a CDS encoding DUF4442 domain-containing protein, producing the protein MRKLIPQLSSPSAMIQVGWAKLKNIPGGNIIFSSLVSKYIPYTGSISPLVLSIESGQARVLLKDKRAVRNHLNCIHAIALANVGEFSTGLCLISQLPETAMAILTKIEIEYLKKARGDLVSEAIYQYQANQQENEDHKITANILNTNNEIVTKVHATWRVRRK; encoded by the coding sequence ATGAGAAAATTAATTCCACAGTTATCTTCTCCAAGTGCTATGATTCAAGTTGGTTGGGCTAAATTAAAAAATATTCCTGGAGGAAACATTATTTTTTCTTCATTGGTATCAAAATATATTCCTTACACAGGATCAATCTCTCCCTTAGTTTTAAGTATCGAAAGCGGACAAGCGAGAGTTCTGTTAAAAGATAAGCGGGCTGTTCGCAATCATTTAAATTGTATTCATGCAATAGCCTTAGCTAATGTGGGAGAATTTTCGACAGGTCTTTGTCTTATTTCTCAATTACCTGAAACAGCAATGGCTATTTTAACAAAAATAGAAATAGAATATTTAAAGAAAGCCCGTGGCGATTTAGTTTCAGAAGCAATATATCAATATCAAGCAAATCAACAAGAAAATGAAGATCATAAAATAACTGCAAATATATTAAATACAAATAATGAAATCGTAACTAAAGTCCATGCTACGTGGCGAGTTAGAAGAAAATAA